One window from the genome of Clupea harengus chromosome 19, Ch_v2.0.2, whole genome shotgun sequence encodes:
- the mrpl3 gene encoding 39S ribosomal protein L3, mitochondrial, with protein sequence MASWTYRFFRLKNPFLRGTHVFISGTGSPATLTRTTDSIGVPAAQFVRTIKSTTWFEENLTEDNASFMRQVVAEDFKQMTADKLYPLKDEPWPRQEWQEGSRRVGLIAIKLGMMPIWTKSGDRHVVTLLQVKDCHVIKHLSKEEYDGTSTALLVGGKDCSPFHRTEESIEFFRNAGVPPKQKVSTFRVTDNAIIKPGTPLYAAHFRPGQYVDVTAKTIGKGFQGVMKRWGFHGQPATHGQTKTHRRPGSLGPGGDPAKVFKGTKMPGQMGNKFETAIGLKLWRVNNRYNILYVNGSIPGHKNCLVKVRDTRLPKRAGQTRDLPFPTFFRDGDEELPEDLYADDMFQFGEEDVTTT encoded by the exons ATGGCTTCTTGGACGTATAGGTTTTTTAGACTTAAAAATCCTTTTCTTCGTGGAACGCATGTATTTATCAGCGGAACTGGATCTCCGGCTACATTAACGCGAACCACTGACAG CATCGGCGTCCCAGCTGCTCAGTTCGTGAGGACGATTAAAAGCACGACATGGTTCGAAGAAAATCTCACCGAGGACAATGCGAGCTTCATGCGGCAGGTCGTGGCGGAGGATTTCAAGCAGATGACTGCAGACAAACTTTACCCCCTGAAAGACGAGCCCTGGCCCCGCCAAGAGTGGCAGGAAG GTAGCCGAAGGGTAGGGTTGATCGCTATTAAATTGGGAATGATGCCAATATGGACTAAGTCGGGTGACAGGCATGTTGTAACCCTACTTCAG GTAAAGGATTGTCATGTTATTAAACACCTGTCCAAAGAGGAGTATGACGGCACCAGCACCGCCCTGCTGGTGGGAGGGAAGGACTGCTCGCCGTTTCAT AGGACAGAAGAATCCATAGAGTTCTTCCGGAATGCTGGAGTTCCTCCCAAACAGAAGGTTTCAACATTCCGAGTCACAGACAATGCCATCATCAAACCAG GCACTCCTCTCTATGCGGCTCACTTCCGACCTGGGCAGTATGTAGACGTCACCGCTAAAAC GATTGGAAAGGGCTTCCAGGGTGTGATGAAACGCTGGGGGTTCCACGGTCAGCCTGCTACCCACGGCCAGACCAAAACTCATAGGAGACCCGGATCTCTAGGCCCAGGAGgg gaTCCAGCTAAAGTTTTCAAAGGAACAAAAATGCCGGGCCAGATGGGCAATAAATTTGAGACAGCAATTGGCTTAaag ctatGGAGAGTAAACAACAGATATAATATTTTGTATGTCAACGGTTCCATTCCTGGACACAAAAACTGCTTAGTGAAG GTGCGGGACACCAGATTACCAAAGAGGGCCGGTCAGACCAGGGACCTTCCGTTCCCCACATTCTTCAGAGACGGAGACGAGGAGCTACCGGAGGACTTATACGCCGACGATATGTTCCAGTTTGGAGAGGAGGACGTCACAAcaacctga